DNA from Phocoena phocoena chromosome 1, mPhoPho1.1, whole genome shotgun sequence:
CCTTTGCTAATCGAGtgaacaatttaaagaaaaagctgGATCAATTGAAGTCAACCCTTCCTGATCCTGAGGAATCACCAGTCCCTTCCCCAAGCATGGATGCTCCCTCCCCAACTGGCTCTGAGTCTCCTTTTCAAGGAATGGGAGGTGAGGAGTCCCAGTCACCAACCATGGAGAGTGAGAAATCTGCCACACCTGAGCCTGCAACAGATAATCGTGATGTGGAAGACATGGAACTCTCAGATGTGGAAGATGATGGGTCAAAAATCATTGGTATGTTCTATATGATTAGTAGACAACTTGCTCCTTATCTGTTTTGCCTTCCCCACCAATAAATCTATCACAGGCAGGTATTAAAAGATggtttaatcctcataaaattAGAACACCAAGGTAGTAGTATTGTCTGTAGAGCAGTGGTTCAGGATTTGGTATGCCACGTACGTTGGGAATCATTGCTTAAGATCTGTGctgttcagggaattccctggtggtccagtggttaggagtctgtgcTTCCGTTGCCAGGGacccaagatcctgcaagccacgtggtgtggcaaaaacaaaaacaaaacaaaatacacactggattctAGGAACTTGGTGctttaaaaaagagtgaaaatatctcaataattgtttatatttataacttattaaaatgaaaatatttgggcTATATTgagataagtaaaatatataattaaaattaattttacctgtttttctttttttgatatggttactagaaaatttaaacttACATATGTGGCTTGAATTACATTTCTTTTGAGCAGCACTGCTCTAAAGGGAGGGCCACTTATGCTGGAATTCCTTATTCTCTGTCACTCTTGACCTTCAAGATTCCAAAGCCACATTTTGTTAACCACACTTTCAGAATTAATCTGGATTGGTGAATTGTTTCTCTGACATCCCCAGCTTTTATAATTATTCTTATTAGGCGGTTTGACTTAGGTTGAATTTAATGCACTATCCACATAGTGCATTGCCTTTAAAGTATTAAGAGGAAAGTATTGCAGAGGCATCAAGAGTTAAAACATTGCATTAGTGCCAGTGCCTGATTGCACCCCCAGTAGACCAATTTCAGGAGGCCAAAGGATAATACATTAACATatgtacagagtttctgtttcttagaAAGCTCTCAGGTTAATAATGGCAAAGAAAAGACAGGACAATTTATGACATAAATATTACTGAAAGAACACAAATGTGTACCAAATAATAACATGCTTCCAGAAATGTACAAATTTAATAACAGATACTAAGAAGATGTAAAGAAATCATTAAATGTAAGATAAAAGATGTATTTGGGGAATTCATTTTAAGCAGCTATTAAAGGTGGGAAGGTTCATAAATTATAAAGagcatgactttttaaaaaaatcatgaagtgAATGATTTTTCTCTAAAGCATAGTACTTTTTAGGAAATATAGGACATGTTGGAAGCAGAGTCTGGAAAGTAGTAAGATGCAAtactatctcttttctttttttaaacagtagaagacaggaaggaaaaacCTGTGGAGAAGTCAGCTGTATCCACTGCTGTACCTACAAAGCCAACAGAAAGTATCTCAAAGGCCTCTTCATGTACTCCAGTGCCTGTGACCATGACAGCAACCCCACCTCCTCCAAAGCCTGTGAAtacttctcttctctcccctaCTCCAGCACTGGCTTTGCCAAACCTGGCTAATGTGGATCTGGCAAAGATCAGTTCCATCCTTAGCAGCCTGACATCAGTCATGAAAAATACTGGTAAGTAGCCCTAGTAAAGAAGATAAAAGGCTTATTTCCACCTTTCTAATTGAACCATcaatctgggtttttttttttttaattaaaagtaactttttaattaaaaaataaaaatagggatttccctggcggtccagtgggtaagactccatgctcccagtgcagggggcctgtgttccatccctggtcggggagctagatcccacatgcatgccgcaactaagacccagtgcagccataattaataaataaatacatacatacatacataccgcTACGTGGTCATCGTAGAAACATTAGAAGAtaagttaaaagaataaaatatccataaTTCTGCCATCCCAAAGGAAACCACTTGTGTTTAACCTTACaagtgtgcgtgtatgtgtgtgtgtgtgttttgggaaataaaatgttagtaataatttttctttcagtaattgaAGCATATTGCGTATACAGTCGGTCCTCCATATTCACCAGTTCTGCATCTGCAGGTTCCACGtccaaggattcaaccaaccatggattgaaaatatttgggggaaaaattttttcagaaagttccaaaaagcaaaacttgaacttgTCATGCCccagcaactatttatatagcatttacgttgtatttacaactatttatattgtattatgagtaatctagagatgatttaaagtatatggaaggacggggacttccctggcgggaaGAAGAAATAGGTTCTCTGGTCTCTTTCTGTTGGGACTCTGAAAACTAgtaaatacatatgaaaaaaaataacctaataCTTATCTAATTTAACAGTGTTCCAAGTAGATAGGAGCAAGTCTTAATCTAATTTTCAGGTCTCGGTGCTTtgactgccatggcccaggtttaatccctgatcagggaacaaagatcccgcaagccatgtggcatggcaaacaaacaaacaaaaataaagtatatggaaggatgtgcataggttatatgcaaatactataccattttataaaggacttgagcatctacAGATTTTGATATATTCAGGAGTCCTGAAACCAACCCCCCATGGGTACCGAGGGACAACTGTACTCTTTTGAAAGCAACTACTTAAAATTTAACTACATATCATGGATGTTTTTGTAAGTCATTAAACATTCAGCTATATCATTTAATAGCATTCAATAATTTATGTAAGCCTTTATTATCAGAACATCTAGTGTGTTTCCAATTTTTCGCTGTTATAAAGAATACTGTAATGAACAACCTTGATGCTAAAATTTTATGCACAACCCTTCTTAAAAGGGTTGATAAGTATATGGGACTTTTTGTAATGGAAGAtttaatgaagataaataaaGTAGAGCTCCTCTACATGCTCATCACTCATCTTCAACACTGTAAACacatggccaatcttgtttctGCTATGCCCTATCCAATCctgattattttgaagaaaatcccaattatttcatttcttcataaATAGCTAAGTATTTCTAAAAGATAAAGACTCCAAAAAATTCAGCATATAGGTTTTTAAGTCTTTTCATGTTATAACTAAAATGATCTCCAAAAAACGTACTATTTTATGTACCAAGTATATGAAAGTTCCCATTGTTCCTCAACCTCTCCaacctgttttgttttatactttgtcaaattcagtcttaaaaaaattgtttgtttgCATTCCTTTGATTAAAGATGTggttaaaatttctttcatatgcttatcatttttttgtgtgaaatACCTGTCTATATTTTTGATTGTTAAAAAGATCAaaaatcatttcttctttatatacCATTTTTCCTATGTTAAGAATCAacccagtattttaaaatgtaaaaatgtaaagattGCTTATATAACCctcattttaaagtccatttcaaAAGGAAATAACTTACTCATCACATAGAATTATGCAGTGGCCCAGTCTGATCATAATTAGCCAGCAATATCTATTGAGCACTTAGAGGAGTCTGAGGTGTAGGTTCCATTtggtagagaaaaaagaaataggttcTCTGGTCTCTTTCTCTTGGGACTCTGAAAACTAgtaaatacatatgaaaaaaaataacttaatacTTATCTAATTTAACAGTGTTCCAAGTAGATAGGAGCAAGTCTTAAtctaattttcagattttttctttgtacaaGATGGACAATTTGTGGATCATTCACAAAAGAATTCCTACTGAACATACCATACTCAATTAAGTGACTGGAAAGTATCGTGAATTTATAGgtcattttgaatttcattttcttgagtTAATCTTTCTGCCACCAGGGGTCAGTCCTGCATCAAGACCTTCTCCAGGAACTCCTGCAAGTCCCAGCAACCTCACCAGTGGTCTGAAAACACCTGCACCTGCCACGACAACATCTCATAACCCTCTAGCAAATATCCTCTCGAAGGTGGAGATCACCCCAGAGAGCATTCTGTCTGCTCTTTCCAAAACCCAGACACAGTCAGCCCCTGCACTGCAAGGTAAACTGACATGCGCTAGAGGGACTTGAATCGTGAATGTTTGTCTCTGGCTTAATCCTGGATTCCATTTCTGAGGAATCCAAAGCTATGAAATGTATAATACAGTTAATTCATTATTCTCTTTATCATGTacaaactgacatttatagaattctGAAATGTCAAAGCTGAAAGAGACTTTAAATATCCTCTAGTCCGATACCCTCCTCAGGTGAGGAAATTAACACTCAGTGAGGTGATGTGACCTGCTTAAGATCACACATATGTCTGTTCAGTGAAGAGCTGAGACTAAAAGCCAGATTTCTTGACTGGAGTCCAGTATTCTTTCACTTAAACCATGTATCCCAACCTCTTAGTATAAGTTAGTACATGTTGAGTTCTGCACATTTTAATGTTAACTGAAGCTAAAGACAGTAAGAAAGATCAATCTATCAGAACTCTTATGAGACATgattatctctttttttatgtCCTAATGTTTTATAGAGGCCTCTATAGATATCatacctttttttattttctgcctaGCTATTATCGCTACCTTATTTGAACCTGTCTCTTCACCTTTGCTAATTATCTTGTTTTGTGCTAAAACCATCTGCTTCTAACATTTTTTCATAAAGCTTACCTTGCTCTTTGTTCTCAGACCCTCCAGATACCAACCTCAGTATAATTATGCAGTGAATTACAGCTTCAATATAGTGACTTACTCTTTATCAGTAGTTCTCAACCGGGAgcctccaggggacatttggcaatgtctgaagacgTTTTTGTTTGTCACAGCTGGGGTCGGGGTCGGGGTGCTGTACCTCTAGTGGgtggaagccagggatgctgcttaaccctacaatgcataggacagtCCCAACAACAAAGAAGTATCCCGCCCAAATGTCAGTGGTGCTGAGATCCTGCTTTATATGAATAGAGAGCAGCAGTACAGGTAtctgttaattttcttatttcctaaaCTGTTCTGTAAGTGTATCCGCCAGGCACTGTATTATAGTGAGCTTTGTCTTACCATGTAAGAGAATTTTGTTACACATAACTAAGTACTGTGAAATAGTAATCCACAGCTGTACATACTGGAACCAGCAAAAGAATTAATGATGATGCTACAGTGCATCTCATACTACTGATTTCAGGGACAATTAGTTTGAGAGATTGGCATGTTTATATGATTTCTCCTTTCCACTCCCTCTTCTATCACCATCCTATAGTTACAGTAAAATTTTTGAACTCGTATTTTAACTTCTTATATAGATATAATACTTAGATCTTAAAGAAGAAGCCTTTTTTTTCAGCAGATTGTAACAATAGTATCATGTGGACCTTCTCATCAGGCAAAATTTGAACAGAACTAGGTGTGttatgacaaaatgaaaagtggGAATCTCAGGAAACAAGCTTTGTGGAATAACAGGGCAGTTTATATTACCTTTCAGTTCCTATGGAAAGTGGAATTCTCCTagccttttattattttattttatttatttatttttgcggtacgcgggcctcttactgttatggcctctcctgttgcagagcacaggctccggatgcacaggctcagcggccatggctcacgggccggggcacgaacccgtgtcccctgcatcggcaggcggactctcaaccactgcgccaccagggaagcccctctcctagCCTTTTAAAAGAACTGTGTCCGGCAACTTAAATAGATACATTTCTTCAAAGACCATAAAGGAAATCTCTTAGAACTTTGCTCTGAATCACCCACAGCCCTTATTGACTGATTTCAGCACAAAAGAATGACTTCAGTAGGCAGAGGCCATAGACTATGGTTTAAGAttgaagaaaattaatatttagcGGTAAGAGATTATTTCAGCCATTACCAGAAATCTGAGTAGTATCTTTGTTAAGAAGATGGTCTTCTGAAGAATTTATTTCACAACAGCTGAAAGATAATactgaaatatcttttttaaatcaTGATATTATCATATCTCACTTTCTAGTGCTTGAAGACTTCTGGTTTTGGTAAGAGCAGTTACTACTAAGAATTAAATCAAACTGTTAGGAAGGGGAAAATTATATAGCCAGGGACCTTTTTGGAAAtgaaacatggattttttttttcaggaggataataactgaaataatatttcaattaTTTGGATATTATCAAACACTGGATAGTAATAAAAGCCGTGCATCATTATTTAGAAGTTGATGGCATTTGAAAATGTCACAAGGATGGAGCAAACTTAAAATTCTTAAGACCTTAAATCTCTTAGCAAATAAGGataaaaattgatattttgaAGAAACATTAATTGAAgtatcatgaaatattattttctttcacatatcGTTATAAAGGAACAGTTTTAATGTATGACTGAAAGCTGTAAATTCAGGTGAAGTATACATAAACTTTTCATTTGTGATCAGAAATTGAGGAGATTTTCCAAAATATGATTGAATATAAAGGACCTTCTGTTATCTCTTTATCAAGTATTTTTCCAAGCATTTTTCTGCAAGAGCAGTTTGCTTTGGTGAACTTTAGTCTTCTTTGCCCCAAAGAATTCTTTCTCAGTGCTTCTGAGAAGGTTTTGTCTGTCAGTGAGTGGGGTTGAATCTCATCAGTGTAAGCCTGAATAATCCTTGAATTTTCCAAGCTATAAGAAGGGGATTGTATGTTTTCTTGTGAAAGAATCAGTGCCCCAATGGTCTAGCTGTATAAGCTTTGTggtgtatgtttgtatatttattatttttacattttacaactAAAATTTTTACAACCAAAGCTCTGTTTCCCCAAAGATAACACCAGTGTGGCAAGAGATGCTCCTTGAAAAAAGCGTCCCAGTTCACATAAATTCCTGCAATTTGCATattgctctctctctcctgagGATAACAGTGTAGGTTAACTTGTTAGAGACAGTTGTGGAGGTTGGAAAGGAAGGATAGGGCAGAATATCTATTTGCGTTTAGAGAAACAGTTCCACAGACCAAACATTAAGAAATACTGGCttaaagtgttattttaaaagtaattttgcaccctttcttttcctgctttgTCTTGTTTAAACTGTGAATGATTCTGACACTAAAATCTCCCCCATCCTGTTGCCTTTTATTTTGCCATGTTGGACTTATTTCATGACTACTAGAAACATTTCAGTAATTTGCTCTTATATTGATAAATAGGTCCAATGTTTTCTATGACATTTAGCCATTTACTTGTTTGGTCTGGATTCCCTTTGATCTCATATTTTAATGTCTATCTAGTTCCCACTGGAATGAATGAGAATATCCAATTAGTCTACACTGTTTTCATTGGAAGGTAGGGAGTTCTTTTTAACTCCTCTAATCTTTGTTTCTACAGGCCTGTCATCTTTACTTCAGAGTGTTACTGGGAACCCAGTTCCATCCAGCGAAGCTGCATCCCAGAGCACTTCGGCTTCCCCTGCCAACACCACAGTCTCTAGCATAAAAGGAAGAAATCTACCCTCCAATACCCAATCCTTTATTCCGAAAAGCTTTAGCTATTCCCCTAATTCATCAACTTCTGAAGTCTCTTCAACTTCAGCCAGCAAGGCCTCAATTGGGCAAAGCCCAGGGCTCCCCAGCTCTACTTTCAAGCTACCATCCAACACTCTGGGGTTTACAGGTACCCACAATACTAGCCCTGCTGCCCCACCTACTGAAGTTGCCATGTGCCAATCTTCAGAGATCTCCAAGCCAAAGCTGGAGTCAGAGTCCACCTCCCCAAGCCTGGAAATGAAGATCCACAACTTCTTAAAAGGTAATCCTGGTTTCAGTGGCTTAAACTTAAACATCCCAATCCTGAGCAGTTTGGGATCCAGTGCCCCAGCAGAAAGCCATCCCTCAGACTTCCAGCGTGGCCCTACTAGCACATCAATCGACAACATTGATGGAACCCCTGTGCGGGATGAACGGAGTGGGACACCCACCCAGGATGAGATGATGGACAAGCCCACATCCAGCAGTGTAGATACCATGTCCCTGCTTTCTAAGATCATTAGCCCTGGTTCCTCAACACCCAGCAGCACAAGATCACCACCCCCTGGGAGAGAGGAAAGCTATCCTCGAGAGCTTTCCAATTCTGTATCTACGTATCGACCCTTTGGCCTGGGCAGTGAATCACCCTATAAGCAGCCTTCTGATGGAATGGAGAGACCATCTTCCCTGATGGACTCTTCACAGGAGAAATTCTATCCAGATACTTCTTTCCAGGAAGATGAAGATTACCGAGATTTTGAGTATTCAGGGCCTCCACCCTCTGCCATGATGAACCTAGAGAAGAAACCAGCCAAATCTATCCTGAAATCAAGCAAGCTTTCTGATACCACCGAGTACCAGCCCATCTTGTCCAGTTACAGCCACAGGGGCCAAGAATTTGGGGTAAAGTCTGCCTTCCCTCCATCTGTAAGGGCCCTCCTGGACTCTAGTGAGAACTGTGACCGTCTCTCGTCTTCCCCTGGGCTTTTTGGTGCCTTCAGCATAAGAGGGAATGAACCTGGGTCTGACCGGTCACCATCACCGAGTAAGAATGATTCATTTTTCACCCCTGACTCCAACCACAATAACTTGTCTCAGTCTACCACTGGGCATCTCAGTTTGCCACAGAAGCAGTACCCAGACTCTCCTCACCCAGTTCCACATCGTTCCCTTTTCTCTCCGCAGAATACCCTTGCTGCTCCCACGGGCCACCCACCCACGTCAGGCATGGAGAAAGTCCTGGCCTCCACCATTTCCACCACATCGACGATTGAGTTTAAGAATATGCTTAAAAATGCCTCGCGAAAGCCCTCAGATGATAAACATTTTGGCCAGGCCCCCAGCAAGGGCACTTCAAGTGATGGTGTCAGTCTCTCAAACCTCTCCCAGCCCAGCTTGACAGCCAGTGATCAGCAGCAGCAAGAAGAGCACTACCGCATAGAGACCCGAGTCTCCTCCTCCTGCTTAGACTTGCCTGATAGTACGGAAGAAAAGGGGGCCCCTATAGAGACCTTGGGTTATCATAATGCATCCAATAGGAGGATGTCAGGGGAGCCAATACAGACTGTAGAGTCCATCCGAGTTCCTGGGAAGGGAAATAGAGGACATGGGCGTGAGGCTTCAAGGGTGGGTTGGTTTGATCTGAGCACCTCAGGCAGCTCTTTTGACAATGGCCCCTCAAGTGCCTCTGAGTTGGCAtcccttgggggtgggggcagcggaGGCCTCACTGGCTTTAAAACAGCACCATACAAAGAACGAGCACCCCAATTTCAGGAAAGTGTCGGCAGCTTTCGTTCCAACAGTTTCAACTCAACATTTGAGCATCATCTCCCCCCGTCCCCATTGGAACATGGGACACCCTTCCAGAGAGAGCCAGTGGGGCCATCATctgccccacctgcccctcctAAGGATCATGGTGGTATCTTCTCTCGAGATGCACCCACTCATCTACCCTCTGTGGATCTTTCGAACCCCTTCACAAAGGAGGCAGCCCTGGCCCATGctgccccacctcctcctggagaGCACAGCGGAGttcctttccccaccccaccccctcctccgcCCCCTGGGGAACATAGCAGCAGTGGCGGGAGTGGCGTCCCTTTCtccactcctcctcctcctccacctcctgttGACCACTCTGGGGTTGTACCCTTCCCGACCCCACCACTGGCAGAGCACGGAGTGGCGGGGGCTGTGGCAGTATTTCCCAAGGACCATAGTTCCCTCCTTCAGGGGACCCTGGCTGATCATTTTGGGGTGCTCCCAGGACCCAGGGACCATGGGGGCCCCACCCAACGGGACCTCAACGGCCCTGGCCTTAACCGTGTACGCGAGAGCCTGAGCCTACCCTCCCTTTCTCTGGAGCACTTGGGCCCAGCccatggaggaggaggtgggggaggcagcagcaacagcagcggCCCCCCCTTGGGTCCCTCACACAGAGACGCCATCAGCCGGAGTGGTATGATCTTGCGGAGTCCCCGGCCAGACTTCCGGCCTAGGGAACCTTTTCTCAGCAGAGACCCTTTTCACAGTTTAAAGAGACCCAGGCCACCTTTCGCTAGGGGCCCTCCGTTCTTTGCACCAAAACGCCCATTCTTCCCTCCCAGGTACTGATGGAAACTAAGGGAAAGGCATTTTGAACAGTCTAGAGAGAATTGGAAGTAGGAGTTtggtttattattgttgtttttgtttgttttccctcctttgatttattttttcttttttttattatgacaGAGGACCTCCCTTCCAAATTAAAAAGTCCCATGTGCATATGCCCACATTTCACTATTCCATCCAGTCCTGCCTCCCATTGCACTTATACCCACCTTCTCCAACTTGTTTGTATtttaagggggtggggggcaaagaAACACAACCAAAGCCACTTCATTTGGCTGGGGGtttgaggggtggggaggaaaacaGCTCGTATCTTACCCCATCTATGGAAGAGTATTATTACATTTGAAATAAAACTTCCATCAGTACAGATAATAACGTGCAATGTTGGGATGTTATTTTGGGCTTGGCATGTCAAAAGTAGTCAGTGAAGGATTCctgtccccttctctctccagctCCGTTACTGCTGTAACCAGTGTGGCTCTCTTCCCTGTATGCTCTGTGGCCTGCTGACAGCCAGGAGATGTTGCAGGGGAGAAATGTGGGAGACCTGGGACCTGTCAAGttgttttgttctgctttgttttgtttttaaaggcatgTTGCAGTTGAGTTCTTTACCTCTCTCCTAAAATCtaaagctgctttttttttccttctttttttttcctcttctaaagTACTATCAGGCAGTAACTTTGAGGAGATACGGACCTCATTTTATCCTAGTaaaaaattttcctctttatACTTGGAGTGAAAGAAAGGGGGCTGGATATAATTTAAAGGTTAAAATAAGGAGTAGCTACAATATAGAGAGCTAGAGAAAGGAACTGTTAAATGGTGTGTTGTGACCTGCCCATCTGTCATAAACAAGGAAACATTTCTGAGGTAGTTTCACACATCTTGCACCAAcctctttcttcctgcttttctttcttgactATTTCCTccctcagttttcatttctgctttagcCAGAGAGAGTCACTACAGTTGACAATTGATATGAAGGTGTAACTGAAATGTTATCAAATATTATCcctgtattttttaataagtacACATTTTTACCATGGTGCCTCCCTAACGTAAGTGGCATTTGTTGGTAGTTTTCAGCAAAAATTAACTACaagggaaagggaaatatttgtctttatctttcttttccccttgacCTAGTCCTGTATTCACCCCTCTTCTTGGTATTTCGAAGGAGGAAGTTCAGTAgcatctttttttatattatacCTCTTTAGATCTGTCTTAGTGACAAGTGGGTATTCTTATATGTATCTTTACAGAGAAACAGGAGGACCCGATAAATTCAAATTTACCCCACTCTACAGATAGCAGCCTGTCACATTTCAAGGCTCAATCCTTAACCTCACCTCCCACTCTCAATAGAAAATAATGTTTCTGCCCTTAGTCATTTTCCACGAGAAAGGAATGCTTTTCTTGTCCCTGAACTGAAAGGCTTCTTATTTGTATTTCTACAACTAGTACTGGGAAAAGGACAATCACTGCATTCTGAGtgtttatatctttatatctagGGACACTGAAAGGCAAATGTTGCTTTActactcttttttatttagtGTCTTACCCCAAGGTACACACTGGTCATCTCCAGCCAGATgagtaaaaaaaaaggaaattctagcaagtttcatattttcttccaAGTTAGTATAGGAGTAACTGTAGGAAGTATGGGGATTGCTCTGGATTCCTCCAGCGAAATATTAAAGATGGGAGAGAGTGGGCAGTGTAGTGACAGAAGATGATTATTTGTCTCAAAAGAAACTTGCTTTTCAGATAAAGAGCGTTTCAGATAAAGAGCAGCTTAAACCAGGTGTGCATCATAGTTTGGGAGTTTTTGTGTAATTTATTCCATATTATTTATTTGGGCTCGTCATGTTTTCTTTGGTTAGGATCCTGCAAGTCCTTCATCTTCCTAATGCGTTTCTGGTTTTAAGCcaactgttctttctttctttgactttctcAAGCCTCTCTGTCCTGTAGcttccccccgccgcccccccgcAAAAATGCATGATACCATGACCTTGTAAGTGGGGTGGGGTATATAGTGTAGCAAAGCAAAGAAACAGTACAGTTATATTGAGTCCTAAGACATTTGTTTAGAGAAAAGTATAAGAGAGTgtgaagatgggggtggggggagggaaagggagagttcTCTCTGACTCGAAACTGGGATaggttttttcttcctttgcagaAAAGTGGGATGTTTTTTTATTCTAGAATAAAAGAATGTGAATTCTTTTTGCTGCTCTCGTTTAAGCTAAAAGTAGTGTTTACTTGAAAAGGCTCTCTGACCATTTGATTTTATCAGAAAATGCGGGGTTGTCAAGACAGTGGCTTCCTGAATGTTGGGGCAGGGCTATTGTCCTCAAAAGCATGATAGCTAATCCATGAAAGAAGGACCTTGTTGTACAGTTTAAAAGATGGACTTTTAAGGGTTGGTTTTTTtgtggagtgtttttttttttttttttaagccacaaaaTCCTCAGTGCATTTGTTTCAAGATGGAAGTGAGGATTTGTATGTGACTTGTCAGCTGTTGTTAACTTTAAGGAAATCTGTCTACAGCAGTAAATGAAGACAACAATGTATATATGTGATATAgtgaaacaaaaaagacaattcTGGTATTCATAACATGAAACAAAGgggttttattctttctttgtctgtgaTTTAAAACTCCGTGCCCATGCTCTGACTTTTGTATTTCAAcctgagtttaaaaaataaacaagatttttttaaagaaagcatagCATAGTGTATCTTGGCAAGGACATGATTCATATGCAAGCAGAATATGTGAAGTTGTTACTAACGTCCTTGGTGCTCACTGTAAAATCACAGACAGAGAATCAGTGGGTGGGGGCCATGAATACACTGGTACCACTTAAAACACAGTGATACAGTATCAGAAATTGAGTCCTTGAGTATTTTGTAAGAGTTTACTCTTCAGTCAGCTTAGATGAAACctgtctccctgctcccctctgccctcccaaaaGTTGAGAATAAACAgaatttggtttgtttccagggAGGGTAAAATGATAAGAGAATAGGCCTTTTATCCTTTCCGATCCCAGGA
Protein-coding regions in this window:
- the RPRD2 gene encoding regulation of nuclear pre-mRNA domain-containing protein 2 isoform X6 is translated as MAAGGGGGGSKASSSSASSAGALESSLDRKFQSVTNTMESIQGLSSWCIENKKHHTTIVYHWMKWLRRSAYPHRLNLFYLANDVIQNCKRKNAIIFRESFADVLPEAAALVKDPSVSKSIERIFKIWEDRNVYPEEMIMALREALTSTNPKAALKSKIVAEFRSQALIEELLLYKRSEDQIELKEKQLSTMRVDVCSTETLKCLKDKTGGKKFSKEFEEASAKLEEFVNGLDKQVKNGPSLTEALENAGIFYEAQYKEVKVVANAYKTFANRVNNLKKKLDQLKSTLPDPEESPVPSPSMDAPSPTGSESPFQGMGGEESQSPTMESEKSATPEPATDNRDVEDMELSDVEDDGSKIIVEDRKEKPVEKSAVSTAVPTKPTESISKASSCTPVPVTMTATPPPPKPVNTSLLSPTPALALPNLANVDLAKISSILSSLTSVMKNTGVSPASRPSPGTPASPSNLTSGLKTPAPATTTSHNPLANILSKVEITPESILSALSKTQTQSAPALQGLSSLLQSVTGNPVPSSEAASQSTSASPANTTVSSIKGRNLPSNTQSFIPKSFSYSPNSSTSEVSSTSASKASIGQSPGLPSSTFKLPSNTLGFTGTHNTSPAAPPTEVAMCQSSEISKPKLESESTSPSLEMKIHNFLKGNPGFSGLNLNIPILSSLGSSAPAESHPSDFQRGPTSTSIDNIDGTPVRDERSGTPTQDEMMDKPTSSSVDTMSLLSKIISPGSSTPSSTRSPPPGREESYPRELSNSVSTYRPFGLGSESPYKQPSDGMERPSSLMDSSQEKFYPDTSFQEDEDYRDFEYSGPPPSAMMNLEKKPAKSILKSSKLSDTTEYQPILSSYSHRGQEFGVKSAFPPSVRALLDSSENCDRLSSSPGLFGAFSIRGNEPGSDRSPSPKYPCCSHGPPTHVRHGESPGLHHFHHIDD
- the RPRD2 gene encoding regulation of nuclear pre-mRNA domain-containing protein 2 isoform X3, which encodes MAAGGGGGGSKASSSSASSAGALESSLDRKFQSVTNTMESIQGLSSWCIENKKHHTTIVYHWMKWLRRSAYPHRLNLFYLANDVIQNCKRKNAIIFRESFADVLPEAAALVKDPSVSKSIERIFKIWEDRNVYPEEMIMALREALSTTFKTQKQLKENLNKQPNKQWKKSQTSTNPKAALKSKIVAEFRSQALIEELLLYKRSEDQIELKEKQLSTMRVDVCSTETLKCLKDKTGGKKFSKEFEEASAKLEEFVNGLDKQVKNGPSLTEALENAGIFYEAQYKEVKVVANAYKTFANRVNNLKKKLDQLKSTLPDPEESPVPSPSMDAPSPTGSESPFQGMGGEESQSPTMESEKSATPEPATDNRDVEDMELSDVEDDGSKIIVEDRKEKPVEKSAVSTAVPTKPTESISKASSCTPVPVTMTATPPPPKPVNTSLLSPTPALALPNLANVDLAKISSILSSLTSVMKNTGLSSLLQSVTGNPVPSSEAASQSTSASPANTTVSSIKGRNLPSNTQSFIPKSFSYSPNSSTSEVSSTSASKASIGQSPGLPSSTFKLPSNTLGFTGTHNTSPAAPPTEVAMCQSSEISKPKLESESTSPSLEMKIHNFLKGNPGFSGLNLNIPILSSLGSSAPAESHPSDFQRGPTSTSIDNIDGTPVRDERSGTPTQDEMMDKPTSSSVDTMSLLSKIISPGSSTPSSTRSPPPGREESYPRELSNSVSTYRPFGLGSESPYKQPSDGMERPSSLMDSSQEKFYPDTSFQEDEDYRDFEYSGPPPSAMMNLEKKPAKSILKSSKLSDTTEYQPILSSYSHRGQEFGVKSAFPPSVRALLDSSENCDRLSSSPGLFGAFSIRGNEPGSDRSPSPSKNDSFFTPDSNHNNLSQSTTGHLSLPQKQYPDSPHPVPHRSLFSPQNTLAAPTGHPPTSGMEKVLASTISTTSTIEFKNMLKNASRKPSDDKHFGQAPSKGTSSDGVSLSNLSQPSLTASDQQQQEEHYRIETRVSSSCLDLPDSTEEKGAPIETLGYHNASNRRMSGEPIQTVESIRVPGKGNRGHGREASRVGWFDLSTSGSSFDNGPSSASELASLGGGGSGGLTGFKTAPYKERAPQFQESVGSFRSNSFNSTFEHHLPPSPLEHGTPFQREPVGPSSAPPAPPKDHGGIFSRDAPTHLPSVDLSNPFTKEAALAHAAPPPPGEHSGVPFPTPPPPPPPGEHSSSGGSGVPFSTPPPPPPPVDHSGVVPFPTPPLAEHGVAGAVAVFPKDHSSLLQGTLADHFGVLPGPRDHGGPTQRDLNGPGLNRVRESLSLPSLSLEHLGPAHGGGGGGGSSNSSGPPLGPSHRDAISRSGMILRSPRPDFRPREPFLSRDPFHSLKRPRPPFARGPPFFAPKRPFFPPRY